In Clostridia bacterium, one DNA window encodes the following:
- a CDS encoding carbon-nitrogen hydrolase family protein yields MAFEAGLRAALLHAVLVRGDKERNLENLLSLAEAAARRGARLIVTPELALSGYSLFARAEMEPLAETVPGPATERFCELARGYGAYVVLGLAECDAASGLLYNSAVVIGPEGRILGKARKLAPAYRENLWSVRGNLPVLVTDTAYGRIGVLICADTFWYQPARLAALRGARLLVVPANWPSHSHPPEPFWRARALENGCYLLACNRSGVDGGLDCRWARSYLIGPDGSALDEFAAPEGGILYVTVPLAAGKIKSAPAEERLARRRPRFYRDAALDPYYGLDPGALLGLPEARPLAVAAVQFRPHPGDSSAARLEMARSVDRAAQEASRKGLELDLVVFPELAPTGPPASRDEAAILAEPVPGPGTELLGARAREHNLWVVWGVAERSPEGLFSTVVAQGPAGERVTYRKLHLSVADLSWASPGGEEFPVLDLPGARLGLLAGTDLWFPESTESLAKRGVDLVAVPAFWTEEETRFLWEARAVEHQVHLVVANQWGGEAGSGPAGRSLILAYHLYPERRQKYEAPAAGRALELAVLDPQATRAKRFLPGVDYAELLSLREAGPGPVEA; encoded by the coding sequence GTGGCCTTCGAGGCCGGCCTGCGGGCGGCGCTTCTCCACGCCGTGCTGGTCCGCGGGGACAAGGAACGCAACCTGGAGAACCTGCTGAGCCTGGCCGAGGCGGCGGCCCGGCGGGGCGCCCGCCTGATCGTTACCCCGGAGCTGGCGCTGTCCGGCTACAGCCTCTTCGCCCGGGCGGAAATGGAGCCCCTGGCGGAAACCGTTCCCGGCCCGGCCACCGAGCGCTTCTGCGAACTGGCCCGGGGCTACGGGGCCTACGTGGTGCTGGGCCTGGCGGAATGCGACGCCGCCTCGGGCCTGCTCTACAACTCGGCGGTCGTGATCGGCCCGGAGGGACGCATCCTGGGCAAGGCGCGCAAGCTGGCGCCGGCCTACCGGGAGAACCTGTGGTCGGTTCGGGGCAACCTGCCCGTGCTGGTGACGGATACTGCCTACGGCCGTATAGGGGTGCTGATCTGTGCCGATACCTTCTGGTACCAGCCGGCCCGGCTGGCGGCCCTCAGAGGGGCGCGCCTGCTGGTGGTGCCGGCCAACTGGCCCTCGCACTCCCACCCGCCGGAGCCTTTCTGGCGGGCGCGGGCCCTGGAGAACGGCTGCTACCTCCTGGCCTGCAACCGCAGCGGGGTGGACGGCGGCCTGGACTGCCGGTGGGCCCGTTCGTACCTCATCGGTCCGGACGGATCGGCGCTGGACGAGTTTGCGGCCCCGGAAGGCGGAATTCTTTACGTCACCGTACCCCTGGCCGCGGGCAAGATAAAATCGGCCCCGGCCGAAGAGCGCCTGGCCCGGCGCCGGCCCCGGTTCTACCGGGACGCCGCCCTTGACCCTTACTACGGCCTCGACCCCGGAGCCCTGCTGGGGCTCCCCGAGGCCCGGCCCCTGGCGGTGGCGGCGGTCCAGTTCCGGCCCCACCCGGGCGATTCCTCGGCCGCCCGACTGGAGATGGCCCGAAGTGTGGACCGGGCGGCTCAGGAGGCGTCAAGGAAGGGCCTTGAGCTCGACCTGGTGGTCTTCCCGGAACTGGCCCCTACCGGTCCTCCGGCCTCCCGCGATGAGGCCGCGATTCTGGCCGAGCCGGTTCCCGGGCCCGGCACCGAACTCCTGGGTGCCAGGGCGAGAGAGCACAACCTGTGGGTGGTGTGGGGCGTGGCCGAGCGCTCTCCGGAAGGGCTCTTCAGCACCGTGGTGGCCCAGGGCCCTGCCGGCGAGCGGGTGACGTACCGGAAGCTCCACCTTTCTGTGGCAGATCTCTCCTGGGCGAGCCCGGGAGGGGAAGAGTTCCCGGTGCTGGACCTGCCCGGAGCGCGGCTGGGCCTGCTGGCCGGCACCGACCTGTGGTTTCCGGAGAGCACCGAGAGCCTGGCCAAGCGGGGGGTGGACTTGGTGGCGGTTCCCGCCTTCTGGACGGAGGAAGAAACCCGGTTCCTGTGGGAGGCCCGGGCGGTGGAGCACCAGGTGCACCTGGTGGTGGCCAACCAGTGGGGCGGTGAGGCCGGATCCGGGCCGGCGGGCAGAAGCCTGATCCTGGCCTACCACCTGTATCCGGAGCGGCGGCAGAAGTACGAGGCGCCGGCCGCGGGGAGGGCGCTGGAACTGGCGGTGCTCGATCCGCAGGCGACGAGGGCCAAACGCTTCCTGCCGGGCGTGGACTACGCGGAGCTCCTGTCTCTGCGCGAGGCCGGCCCGGGTCCGGTTGAGGCTTAG